A part of Chitinivorax tropicus genomic DNA contains:
- a CDS encoding amidohydrolase — protein MQQRDLKLTLVQTDITWEAIEDNLRRLERELAEVNDTQLIVLPEMFTTGFSMRPTSIAETMDGKAVNWLCATARAKGVDMVGSVAIEEDGRYYNRLLWAKPDGTLLHYDKKHLFSFAGEHQHYTPGDAPLIVELNGWRIATFICYDLRFPVWSRNVDARYDLALYIASWPERRARHWQALLPARAIENQSYVVGVNRIGTDGNEIRYSGDSMIIDPLGEVLFHERNQARIQTETLSRSLLDEVRSQFPFLKDADRFTLQA, from the coding sequence ATGCAACAACGTGACTTGAAGCTGACTCTGGTGCAAACCGATATCACCTGGGAAGCCATTGAAGACAATCTGAGACGCCTGGAGCGAGAGCTGGCTGAGGTCAATGACACCCAGCTCATCGTATTGCCGGAGATGTTCACGACTGGGTTCAGCATGCGCCCGACCAGTATCGCTGAAACCATGGATGGCAAAGCGGTGAACTGGCTATGTGCCACCGCCCGTGCCAAGGGTGTGGACATGGTAGGCAGCGTCGCCATCGAGGAAGATGGCCGCTACTACAACCGTCTGCTGTGGGCCAAGCCAGACGGCACCCTGCTGCATTATGACAAGAAACACCTGTTTTCCTTCGCGGGTGAGCATCAGCACTACACCCCTGGCGACGCACCGCTGATCGTTGAGCTGAATGGTTGGCGTATCGCCACCTTCATCTGTTACGACCTGCGCTTTCCGGTGTGGTCGCGCAATGTCGATGCCCGCTATGACCTGGCGCTGTACATCGCCAGCTGGCCGGAACGCCGCGCCCGGCACTGGCAGGCATTGCTGCCCGCGCGTGCCATCGAAAACCAGAGCTATGTGGTCGGCGTGAACCGTATCGGTACTGATGGCAACGAGATCCGTTACAGCGGGGACTCGATGATCATCGATCCCTTGGGTGAAGTGCTCTTCCACGAGCGCAATCAAGCCCGTATCCAGACCGAAACCCTGTCGCGCAGTCTGTTGGACGAGGTGCGCAGCCAGTTTCCATTCCTCAAGGATGCGGATCGGTTCACGTTGCAGGCTTAG